From Flavobacterium sp. 102, a single genomic window includes:
- a CDS encoding DUF1573 domain-containing protein — protein sequence MKKRINLIAVVALLALTTACKKDNTTENNSGADTIAVQQPEANINDVPLVQAATDTKYPVMSFDHEVHDFGTIQQGDKPSYVFEFKNTGETDLVITSAKGSCGCTVPEYPKTPIKAGESGNIKVSFDSTGKTGQTTKTVSIMCNNKEGTKILTIKANIEAPKGAK from the coding sequence ATGAAAAAAAGAATCAATCTAATTGCGGTTGTAGCTTTATTAGCGCTGACAACAGCTTGTAAAAAAGACAATACTACTGAAAACAATTCTGGTGCAGATACTATTGCAGTACAACAACCGGAAGCCAATATTAATGATGTGCCGCTTGTTCAAGCTGCGACAGATACAAAATATCCGGTAATGTCTTTTGACCATGAAGTGCATGATTTTGGTACCATCCAACAAGGAGACAAACCAAGTTATGTTTTTGAGTTTAAAAATACAGGAGAAACCGATTTGGTAATCACTTCTGCCAAAGGTTCTTGCGGTTGTACCGTTCCGGAATATCCTAAAACGCCAATCAAAGCCGGTGAATCAGGAAATATAAAAGTGTCTTTTGATTCAACAGGAAAGACCGGTCAAACAACCAAAACCGTTTCCATCATGTGTAACAACAAAGAAGGAACCAAAATACTAACCATTAAAGCTAACATCGAAGCTCCGAAAGGCGCAAAATAA
- the nusB gene encoding transcription antitermination factor NusB gives MQSIYAMHQKNSDEMEKEEKFLIQSIDNIQDLYLIMLSTLTEIRKKEIVFLEASSKKHLATPEEKNPNHKFVNNAVLLQLEENNSLSIALEKRKINNWSLNDDYILILLNDIKQSDLYAKYMSNRKNNFEEDKQFVVDMFTELIAPNEKLYEYLEDNKLTWTDDIPVVNTQIQKQLKQVSEKGEFRVVKLYKDEEDKEFVGNLFRKTVLNEIELAKEYIDKTPNWDADRIAEIDTIILKMAICEFLKFPSIPIKVTINEYLEIAKEYSTPKSSIFINGILDNLVKEFQTEDKIKKTGRGLM, from the coding sequence ATGCAATCCATTTATGCAATGCATCAAAAGAATTCTGATGAAATGGAGAAAGAAGAAAAGTTCTTAATCCAAAGCATTGATAACATTCAGGATTTGTATTTAATCATGTTGTCTACGTTGACAGAAATCAGAAAAAAGGAGATTGTTTTTTTGGAAGCTTCCAGCAAAAAACATTTGGCCACGCCTGAAGAAAAAAATCCCAACCACAAGTTTGTCAATAATGCAGTTTTGCTGCAATTGGAAGAGAATAACTCGTTGAGTATCGCTTTAGAAAAAAGAAAAATCAACAACTGGTCATTGAACGATGACTATATTTTGATTTTACTCAATGACATCAAGCAAAGCGATTTGTATGCCAAGTACATGAGCAATCGCAAGAATAATTTTGAAGAAGACAAGCAGTTTGTGGTTGATATGTTCACGGAACTCATTGCGCCCAATGAAAAGCTCTACGAATATTTAGAAGACAACAAACTGACTTGGACAGATGATATTCCCGTAGTGAATACCCAAATTCAAAAGCAGTTAAAACAAGTGTCTGAGAAAGGCGAGTTCAGAGTAGTAAAGCTTTACAAAGACGAAGAAGACAAAGAATTCGTGGGGAACTTGTTCAGAAAAACCGTTTTAAACGAAATTGAATTGGCCAAGGAATACATCGACAAAACCCCAAATTGGGATGCTGATAGAATCGCCGAAATCGATACCATTATCTTGAAAATGGCGATTTGTGAGTTCTTGAAATTCCCATCTATTCCAATCAAAGTGACCATTAATGAGTATCTGGAAATTGCCAAAGAATATTCAACCCCTAAAAGCAGTATTTTTATCAACGGGATTTTGGATAATTTGGTCAAAGAATTTCAAACAGAAGATAAAATTAAAAAAACCGGTAGAGGTTTAATGTAA
- a CDS encoding Glu/Leu/Phe/Val dehydrogenase: MTSEITTPVELKKMDPVFGQLSFDNHEQIVFCNDKDTGLKAIIGIHNTVMGPALGGTRMWNYANEWEALNDVLRLSRGMTYKSAITGLNLGGGKAVIIGDSKIDKTPEMITRFGEFVDSLSGKYITAEDVGTTTEDMDRIHKVTNHVTGISESIGGSGNPSPVTAYGVYMGMKAAAKYQFGSEKLDGKKVLVQGTGHVGETLISYLRKEGAEVFVADIHQDKMENMVAKYGAKIFTGADLYSADVDIYSPCALGATINDETIHKIKAKVIAGAANNQLAVEAIHGQILRERGIAYAPDFLINAGGIINVYGEIVKYGKDEAMRKTENIYNTTLEIFNFADINNMTTQQAAMQIAQNRIDQRKKENANK, encoded by the coding sequence ATGACTTCAGAAATCACTACACCGGTCGAGCTAAAAAAGATGGATCCTGTTTTCGGTCAACTTTCTTTTGACAATCACGAACAAATCGTTTTTTGTAATGACAAAGATACAGGTTTAAAAGCAATTATTGGTATTCATAATACAGTTATGGGACCGGCATTGGGTGGCACTAGAATGTGGAATTATGCTAACGAATGGGAAGCATTAAATGACGTTTTAAGACTTTCACGCGGAATGACATACAAATCGGCTATCACCGGTTTAAACCTTGGTGGTGGAAAAGCGGTTATCATCGGAGATTCTAAAATAGATAAAACGCCTGAAATGATTACACGTTTTGGTGAGTTTGTAGACTCTTTAAGCGGAAAATACATCACGGCAGAAGACGTTGGAACTACCACTGAAGACATGGACAGAATTCACAAAGTAACCAATCATGTTACTGGTATTTCTGAGTCAATCGGAGGTTCCGGAAATCCTTCTCCGGTTACGGCTTATGGCGTTTACATGGGAATGAAAGCTGCGGCCAAATACCAATTCGGTTCTGAGAAATTAGACGGTAAAAAAGTATTAGTACAAGGAACAGGTCACGTTGGTGAAACGTTGATTAGCTATTTGAGAAAAGAAGGTGCCGAAGTTTTTGTAGCCGACATTCACCAAGATAAAATGGAAAATATGGTTGCTAAATATGGTGCCAAAATTTTCACCGGGGCAGACTTATACAGCGCTGATGTTGATATCTATTCGCCTTGTGCTTTAGGTGCGACTATCAACGACGAAACCATTCACAAAATCAAAGCGAAAGTAATTGCCGGTGCAGCTAATAATCAATTAGCGGTAGAAGCGATTCACGGTCAAATTTTAAGAGAAAGAGGGATTGCTTATGCGCCTGATTTCTTAATCAATGCAGGCGGAATTATCAATGTTTACGGTGAAATCGTAAAATATGGTAAAGACGAAGCGATGAGAAAAACGGAGAATATCTACAATACTACGTTAGAGATTTTCAATTTTGCTGACATCAACAATATGACGACGCAACAAGCAGCCATGCAAATCGCGCAAAACAGAATTGACCAAAGAAAAAAAGAAAACGCGAATAAATAA
- a CDS encoding ABC transporter ATP-binding protein: MKELQYLNKYFVKYKFHFLLGILITIVAQIFSLFTPKLVSQSFQAIESFHSTKMTSEMIKAELIENVFWIIGTTLIAGVLTFLMRQTLIVMSRHVEFDLKNEVFKHYEVLDQNFYKRNRTGDLMNRISEDVGKVRMYVGPAVMYTINTFIRFTVVIIYMYNVSPLLTLYTLLPLPILSFIIFRLSTEINKRSTTFQQYLSKISSFTQEIFSGIRVVKAYALEKQYQEEIIDLAKESKTKSMSLARVQSLFGPLMIALIGVSNLVVIYFGGLMYIEGTIKSIGTIAEFILYVNMLTWPVASIGWVSSLVQEAEASQKRINEFLKIEPEIKNKAQENTNIQGEIEFKNVTFTYEDTEITALKNISFTVKKGETLAILGQTGSGKSSILSLITRMYDIKEGQINIDGKAIDQVNLYDLRNSIGIVPQDAFLFSDTIKNNIKFGKENATDEAVMTAAKNAVVHDNIMNFNAQYETILGERGITLSGGQKQRVSIARAIIKNPQILLFDDCLSAVDTETEEQILNNLLQISKDKTTIIVSHRVSSAKNADKIIIIEEGQIIQEGSHNQLVNQPGYYAELYLKQLSEKELN, from the coding sequence ATGAAAGAACTTCAATATTTAAACAAATACTTTGTCAAATACAAATTCCATTTTTTATTAGGAATTTTAATCACTATAGTTGCACAAATCTTTTCTCTTTTTACTCCGAAATTGGTAAGCCAATCTTTTCAAGCCATAGAGAGTTTTCACAGCACCAAAATGACGAGTGAAATGATTAAAGCCGAATTAATAGAAAATGTCTTTTGGATCATCGGCACGACCTTGATTGCCGGCGTCTTAACTTTTTTGATGCGCCAAACCTTAATCGTAATGTCGCGCCACGTAGAGTTTGATTTAAAAAATGAAGTCTTCAAACACTACGAAGTTTTAGACCAAAATTTCTACAAACGCAACCGAACCGGTGATTTGATGAACCGTATTAGTGAAGACGTTGGAAAAGTACGAATGTACGTTGGGCCAGCCGTAATGTACACCATCAACACTTTTATCCGATTTACCGTCGTGATTATTTATATGTATAATGTATCACCGCTATTAACCTTGTACACCCTATTACCATTGCCGATTTTGTCTTTTATCATTTTCAGATTAAGCACAGAAATCAACAAGCGCAGCACGACATTCCAACAATATTTATCTAAGATTTCGAGTTTTACCCAAGAGATTTTCTCCGGAATTCGCGTGGTGAAAGCGTATGCTTTGGAAAAACAATACCAAGAGGAAATCATTGATTTGGCCAAAGAGAGCAAAACCAAAAGCATGAGTTTGGCACGAGTACAATCACTATTTGGTCCGTTGATGATTGCTTTGATTGGCGTGAGTAACTTGGTCGTGATTTATTTTGGTGGCTTAATGTACATTGAAGGAACCATAAAAAGCATTGGAACCATTGCCGAATTCATCTTGTATGTGAACATGCTGACTTGGCCTGTAGCTTCAATCGGTTGGGTTTCGTCCTTAGTTCAAGAAGCCGAAGCCTCTCAAAAAAGAATCAATGAGTTCTTGAAAATTGAACCGGAAATCAAAAATAAAGCACAAGAAAACACTAACATACAAGGAGAAATAGAATTCAAAAACGTGACTTTTACTTATGAAGATACCGAAATCACAGCCTTAAAAAACATTTCGTTTACTGTTAAAAAAGGGGAAACGTTGGCGATATTAGGTCAAACCGGTTCCGGAAAATCAAGTATTCTTTCTCTAATTACACGAATGTATGACATCAAAGAAGGCCAAATCAACATTGACGGCAAAGCAATAGATCAAGTCAATTTATACGATTTGCGAAACAGTATCGGGATTGTGCCTCAAGATGCTTTTTTGTTTTCGGACACTATCAAAAACAACATTAAATTTGGCAAAGAAAATGCTACTGATGAAGCAGTAATGACGGCGGCTAAAAACGCAGTGGTTCACGATAATATCATGAATTTCAATGCCCAATATGAAACCATCTTAGGAGAACGAGGCATTACGCTTTCCGGTGGACAAAAACAAAGAGTTTCCATTGCGCGAGCGATTATCAAAAACCCGCAGATATTGCTATTTGATGACTGTTTATCGGCCGTTGACACCGAAACCGAAGAGCAAATTTTAAATAATCTGCTCCAAATTTCTAAAGATAAAACTACAATTATTGTGAGTCACCGAGTTTCTTCGGCTAAGAATGCCGACAAAATTATCATCATTGAAGAAGGCCAAATCATCCAAGAAGGTTCTCATAATCAATTGGTAAACCAACCGGGGTATTATGCTGAATTGTACTTGAAACAACTTTCGGAAAAAGAATTAAATTAA
- a CDS encoding PUR family DNA/RNA-binding protein, which yields MRENDMLEKDEIFSKVLRAGRRTYFFDVRATKADDYYITITESKKFTEEDGSFHFKKHKIYLYKEDFAAFTDILEEMTTYVLNHKGEEVISERHQKDFKREYQQETAEETKTTSEKSFTDIDFDDI from the coding sequence ATGAGAGAAAATGATATGTTAGAAAAAGATGAGATTTTTTCTAAAGTTTTAAGAGCGGGAAGAAGAACTTATTTCTTCGATGTGAGAGCCACCAAAGCAGATGATTACTACATAACCATTACCGAAAGCAAAAAGTTTACTGAAGAAGATGGTTCTTTTCACTTCAAAAAACATAAAATTTATTTGTACAAAGAAGATTTCGCAGCTTTCACTGATATTTTAGAAGAAATGACTACTTATGTTTTGAACCACAAAGGCGAAGAAGTAATTTCAGAAAGACACCAAAAAGATTTCAAAAGAGAATACCAACAAGAAACTGCCGAAGAAACCAAAACTACTTCTGAAAAGAGTTTCACCGATATTGATTTTGACGATATTTAA
- a CDS encoding tRNA-binding protein, with protein MELTWQEFEKTEMRIGTILEANDFPEARKPAYQLVIDFGAEIGIKKSSAQITKRYAKEDLMGKQIVAVVNFPKKQIGNFMSECLVLGSVGADNDIVLLTSDLKVENGLRIG; from the coding sequence ATGGAATTAACTTGGCAAGAATTTGAAAAAACTGAAATGCGTATCGGAACTATATTAGAAGCAAACGATTTTCCGGAAGCTAGGAAACCGGCGTATCAATTGGTGATTGATTTTGGTGCCGAAATAGGCATAAAGAAATCTTCTGCACAAATTACCAAGCGATATGCTAAAGAAGATTTAATGGGCAAACAGATTGTCGCCGTGGTTAACTTTCCCAAAAAGCAAATCGGAAATTTTATGAGCGAATGTTTGGTTTTAGGTTCGGTCGGAGCTGATAATGATATTGTTTTACTGACTTCGGATTTGAAAGTCGAGAATGGTTTGCGTATAGGTTAG
- a CDS encoding alpha/beta fold hydrolase gives MKEYHVDHEPDLRETNFLVQENSTDKYIETAPNVKLYVKDYGYGKPVILIHGWPLSNEMWEYQMEALVENGFRVIAYDRRGFGKSSQPWNGYTYDTLTDDLKSIIDQLDLSDVTLVGFSMGGGEVVRYFSRYGGKNVSKAVLISSVTPFRLWTENNPDGNLPEKNEATAQKIKEDRIGFLDGFGKTFFGASMLTNPLSSSLLDYFKMLCSFASPRATLECAKAFSTTDFRNEMAAVNVPTLIIHGDEDEIVPIEVSSEKSAAMIQNSQFIVYEEAPHGLFYTERERLNKDLIAFLSS, from the coding sequence ATGAAAGAATACCACGTAGACCATGAACCGGATTTAAGAGAAACTAATTTCTTAGTTCAAGAAAATTCAACCGATAAATATATCGAAACCGCTCCCAATGTTAAACTGTATGTCAAAGATTATGGTTACGGAAAACCGGTGATTTTGATTCACGGTTGGCCATTGTCTAACGAAATGTGGGAATACCAAATGGAAGCTTTAGTCGAAAATGGCTTTAGGGTAATTGCTTATGACCGTCGTGGTTTTGGTAAATCTTCACAACCTTGGAATGGTTACACTTATGATACATTAACCGATGACTTAAAATCGATTATAGACCAATTGGATTTATCCGATGTCACGCTGGTTGGATTCTCTATGGGCGGCGGCGAAGTTGTACGTTATTTCAGTCGCTATGGCGGAAAAAATGTTTCTAAGGCTGTCCTGATTTCCTCCGTTACACCTTTCCGTTTATGGACAGAAAACAATCCTGATGGCAATCTTCCGGAAAAAAATGAAGCCACCGCCCAAAAAATTAAAGAAGACCGAATTGGTTTTCTGGATGGTTTTGGGAAAACATTCTTTGGCGCAAGTATGCTAACCAATCCTTTGAGTTCTTCTTTGTTGGATTATTTCAAAATGTTGTGTTCGTTTGCTTCTCCTCGTGCGACTTTAGAATGCGCCAAAGCGTTTTCGACTACCGATTTTCGGAATGAAATGGCAGCGGTAAATGTCCCAACTTTAATCATCCACGGCGATGAAGATGAAATCGTTCCGATTGAAGTCTCTTCAGAAAAATCGGCAGCCATGATTCAAAATAGCCAATTTATAGTGTATGAAGAAGCACCACACGGATTGTTTTACACAGAACGAGAGCGATTGAATAAAGACTTAATTGCGTTTTTGAGTTCTTAA
- the glgA gene encoding glycogen synthase, translated as MKIALFTNEFPPNIYGGAGVHIDFLSQELAKLGKVEVRCFGNQEEATASMNVLGIQSSLTKPEDDNNPHLKMFHNLSKNVEMSQHTLQADIIHCHTWYTHLAGIFSRELLQSPLILTTHSLETHRPWKVEQLGNGYFLSRWIENHAYNTADGIIAVSEQMKTDVIEAYGVAPEKVTVIHNGIDPDFYAPTFDHDLLSAYGINPGIPFVLFVGRITRQKGISQLISAAKYFNTNCQIVLCAGAPDTPEIAKETEELIADLKANRNCVILISEMLPREKIKVLYSHARVFACPSLYEPFGIINLEAMSCETPVVGSAVGGIPEIIVEGETGYLIELESISRTDFNPKYPEAFQKNFAAKVNQLLDDENLATKMGKAGRKKVLEKFSWASIAKTTYSYYETVIHRFEKEKA; from the coding sequence ATGAAAATTGCCCTGTTTACCAATGAATTTCCACCAAATATTTACGGCGGCGCCGGAGTTCATATCGATTTTCTGAGTCAGGAATTGGCAAAATTAGGTAAAGTCGAAGTGCGTTGTTTTGGCAACCAAGAAGAAGCTACTGCGTCAATGAACGTATTGGGAATTCAATCCTCATTGACCAAACCCGAAGACGACAACAATCCGCATCTCAAGATGTTTCACAACTTGAGCAAAAATGTCGAAATGTCGCAACATACTTTACAAGCTGATATCATTCATTGTCATACTTGGTACACGCATTTGGCCGGAATCTTTTCGAGAGAATTGTTGCAATCGCCTTTGATACTGACAACGCATAGTTTAGAAACGCATCGTCCTTGGAAAGTGGAACAACTCGGCAATGGTTATTTTTTGTCGCGTTGGATTGAAAATCATGCGTACAATACCGCTGACGGAATCATAGCCGTGAGCGAACAAATGAAAACTGATGTCATTGAGGCTTATGGCGTGGCACCTGAAAAGGTAACAGTCATTCACAACGGCATTGATCCCGATTTTTATGCACCAACATTTGATCACGATTTATTGTCAGCATACGGCATCAATCCTGGTATTCCTTTTGTGCTTTTCGTAGGCCGAATTACACGTCAAAAAGGAATTTCACAATTGATTTCGGCTGCAAAATATTTTAATACTAATTGCCAAATAGTGCTTTGCGCCGGCGCGCCGGATACACCGGAAATAGCGAAAGAAACTGAAGAATTGATAGCCGATTTGAAAGCCAATCGCAATTGTGTTATTCTAATTTCAGAAATGTTACCTCGCGAAAAAATCAAAGTGCTTTACAGTCACGCACGCGTTTTTGCTTGTCCATCGTTATACGAACCATTCGGCATCATCAATCTCGAAGCCATGTCGTGCGAAACTCCGGTTGTCGGAAGTGCGGTTGGCGGTATTCCCGAGATTATAGTCGAAGGTGAAACTGGTTATTTAATTGAATTGGAAAGCATTTCCCGAACCGATTTTAACCCCAAATATCCCGAAGCTTTTCAGAAAAATTTTGCCGCTAAAGTCAATCAATTATTAGATGATGAAAATTTGGCCACAAAAATGGGCAAAGCCGGAAGAAAAAAAGTTTTAGAGAAATTCAGTTGGGCCTCAATCGCCAAAACAACTTATAGCTATTACGAAACCGTAATCCATCGATTTGAAAAAGAAAAAGCGTAA
- a CDS encoding glucose-1-phosphate adenylyltransferase → MINKSTLAIILGGGQGSRLAPLTQTRSKPAVPIAGKYRLVDIPISNCINSDIKRMFVLTQFNSASLNQHIKNTYHFSHFSTAFVDILAAEQTPDNITWFQGTADAVRQCMHHFMNHEFDYALILSGDQLYQMDFNSMIKAHHDAGANISIATLPVTAKEAPEFGILKTDAENYITSFIEKPHVSLLPEWTSEVSEESQAEGKHYLASMGIYIFNKDLLVELMKNPDTKDFGKEIIPQAIGKQKILSYQYEGYWTDIGNIDSFFEANLGLTDDIPKFNLFDNSSKIYTRARVLPPSKITGSSTVDKSVIAEGCILNGATVEHSVIGIRSRVGYGSTVINSYLMGNDYYQNLEEIRTNSLHGVINIGIGERCFINNTIVDKDCRIGNDVRLNGGKHLEDTDTELYTIKDGIIVVKKGAILPDGFTV, encoded by the coding sequence ATGATAAATAAAAGCACACTAGCCATTATTTTAGGTGGCGGACAAGGTTCAAGATTGGCGCCATTAACACAAACCCGCTCTAAACCTGCCGTTCCGATTGCCGGAAAATACCGTTTGGTAGACATTCCGATATCGAATTGTATCAACTCAGATATCAAGAGAATGTTTGTGTTGACGCAATTCAATTCGGCATCCTTAAACCAGCACATCAAAAACACTTATCATTTTAGTCATTTCAGCACGGCATTTGTAGATATTTTAGCCGCTGAACAAACGCCTGACAACATCACTTGGTTTCAAGGCACAGCCGATGCGGTTCGACAATGTATGCATCACTTTATGAACCATGAATTTGATTATGCACTGATTTTATCGGGAGACCAGTTGTATCAAATGGATTTCAACTCGATGATTAAAGCACATCATGATGCCGGAGCGAATATTTCGATTGCCACTTTACCGGTAACGGCGAAAGAAGCACCTGAATTCGGAATCTTAAAAACTGATGCCGAAAATTACATCACTTCCTTCATCGAAAAACCACATGTGAGTTTGTTACCCGAATGGACTTCTGAAGTCAGTGAAGAATCTCAAGCTGAAGGCAAACATTATTTGGCGTCGATGGGAATTTATATCTTCAATAAAGATTTATTGGTGGAATTAATGAAAAATCCTGACACCAAAGATTTTGGAAAAGAAATTATTCCGCAAGCGATTGGCAAACAAAAAATATTAAGTTATCAATATGAAGGCTATTGGACCGACATTGGAAACATTGATTCATTCTTTGAAGCCAATTTAGGTTTAACGGATGATATTCCGAAGTTTAATTTATTTGACAATTCGAGTAAAATTTACACTCGCGCCAGGGTTTTACCGCCATCAAAAATCACCGGTTCATCTACCGTTGACAAATCTGTTATTGCCGAAGGTTGTATACTGAATGGCGCTACTGTTGAACATTCTGTGATTGGGATTAGAAGTCGCGTAGGTTATGGTTCAACCGTAATCAATTCGTATTTAATGGGAAATGATTATTACCAAAATCTGGAAGAAATCAGAACCAATTCTTTACATGGCGTTATCAACATAGGTATTGGCGAACGTTGTTTTATTAACAACACCATCGTCGACAAAGATTGTAGAATCGGCAATGACGTCCGACTTAACGGCGGAAAACATTTAGAAGATACCGATACAGAATTATACACGATAAAAGACGGCATTATCGTCGTCAAAAAAGGCGCTATACTTCCTGATGGTTTTACTGTATAA
- a CDS encoding c-type cytochrome — MKYKVLALAVLATIIYSCASKTAVATTEVKKEGVTIATVMTPELAEGKSLYENNCAKCHSLYKASDFNAEQWKPIVLSMQKKAKLDDLQGQKIYNYLTMQ, encoded by the coding sequence ATGAAATATAAAGTACTTGCCTTGGCTGTTTTAGCCACGATCATTTATTCCTGTGCCTCGAAAACGGCTGTCGCGACAACGGAAGTAAAAAAAGAAGGAGTTACAATAGCCACAGTTATGACTCCGGAATTAGCGGAAGGAAAATCGCTTTACGAAAATAATTGCGCCAAATGTCATTCTCTGTATAAGGCAAGTGATTTCAATGCCGAACAATGGAAACCGATTGTTTTGAGTATGCAAAAGAAAGCCAAATTGGATGATTTACAAGGTCAAAAAATCTACAATTATTTGACGATGCAATAA
- a CDS encoding peptidylprolyl isomerase: MENGIYAKFNTNKGSILVKLTHDLTPGTVGNFVGLAEGQLENSARPMGKPYYDGLKFHRVIPDFMVQGGCPQGIGTGGPGYNFDDEFHPTLKHDKPGVLSMANAGPGSNGSQFFITHVPTTWLDGKHTVFGHVVEGQDIVDAVAQGDSIETLEIVRVGDEAQKWNAIEAFRTFEGSRQRRIEEAKKQAEESMEKLAAGFEKTESGLRYKFIQKGNGKQAENGKTVSVHYQGSLESGKVFDSSYPRKKPIEFPLGKGHVIEGWDEGIALLQVGDKARFVIPSYLGYGSSGAGGVIPPDATLIFDVELMDVKG, encoded by the coding sequence ATGGAAAACGGAATATACGCTAAATTCAACACGAACAAAGGTTCGATTTTAGTAAAACTAACACACGATTTAACACCGGGAACGGTTGGAAACTTTGTAGGCTTAGCCGAAGGACAATTAGAGAATTCAGCACGTCCGATGGGAAAACCATACTATGACGGATTAAAATTCCACAGAGTAATTCCGGATTTTATGGTTCAAGGCGGTTGTCCGCAAGGTATTGGAACCGGCGGTCCTGGTTATAACTTTGATGATGAATTTCACCCAACGTTAAAACACGATAAACCAGGCGTTTTGTCAATGGCCAATGCCGGTCCGGGAAGTAACGGTTCTCAGTTTTTTATCACACACGTTCCAACAACTTGGTTAGACGGAAAACACACTGTTTTTGGTCACGTAGTGGAAGGACAAGATATTGTTGACGCAGTAGCACAAGGCGATTCCATAGAAACTTTGGAAATCGTTAGAGTAGGTGATGAAGCTCAAAAATGGAATGCGATTGAAGCGTTCAGAACTTTTGAAGGTTCAAGACAAAGAAGAATAGAAGAGGCTAAAAAGCAAGCCGAAGAATCAATGGAAAAATTAGCCGCCGGTTTTGAAAAAACGGAAAGCGGTTTGCGTTACAAATTCATCCAAAAAGGAAATGGTAAACAAGCGGAAAATGGCAAAACAGTTTCTGTGCATTACCAAGGTTCTTTAGAAAGCGGAAAAGTATTTGACAGTTCGTATCCTCGCAAAAAACCAATCGAATTCCCTTTAGGAAAAGGTCACGTAATTGAAGGTTGGGACGAAGGAATCGCCTTGTTGCAAGTAGGTGACAAAGCGCGTTTTGTGATTCCGTCTTATTTGGGTTACGGTTCAAGCGGCGCTGGTGGCGTAATTCCACCGGATGCGACTTTGATTTTTGATGTAGAATTGATGGACGTGAAAGGATAA
- a CDS encoding bifunctional 2-polyprenyl-6-hydroxyphenol methylase/3-demethylubiquinol 3-O-methyltransferase UbiG — MENNPDYRAVNKQTWNHKTDVHIASEFYDVEGFLNGKSTLNDIELPLLGDVSGKKILHLQCHFGQDTISLARMGAKATGVDLSDKAIERAKEFAQKLNLDVTFVCCDIYDAPTLIDEKFDIVFTSYGTIGWFPDLEKWANVVSHFLKPNGKFVMADFHPVVWMFDNDFETVFYHYFNVEPIVENETGTYADRDAEIETKTITWNHPISEILNSLIQSGLEINSFNEYDYSPYNCFNKTVEFEKGKFRIKPLENKIPMVYSIMASKK; from the coding sequence ATGGAAAACAATCCTGACTACAGAGCAGTAAACAAACAAACTTGGAACCATAAAACGGATGTTCACATTGCTTCCGAGTTTTATGATGTTGAAGGTTTTTTGAATGGAAAATCGACTTTAAACGATATTGAATTACCCTTATTAGGCGATGTTTCCGGTAAAAAGATATTGCATTTGCAATGTCATTTTGGACAAGACACTATTTCATTGGCCAGAATGGGTGCCAAAGCCACAGGCGTTGACTTATCAGATAAAGCCATTGAACGCGCCAAAGAATTTGCACAAAAACTAAATCTAGATGTGACTTTTGTTTGTTGTGACATTTATGACGCACCAACTTTAATTGACGAAAAATTCGACATCGTTTTTACGAGTTATGGTACTATAGGTTGGTTTCCTGATTTGGAGAAATGGGCGAATGTTGTTTCGCATTTTTTAAAGCCGAATGGAAAATTTGTCATGGCCGATTTTCATCCCGTGGTTTGGATGTTTGACAATGATTTTGAAACCGTTTTTTATCATTATTTTAATGTGGAACCGATAGTGGAAAACGAAACCGGAACTTACGCCGACCGCGATGCCGAAATTGAAACTAAAACCATCACTTGGAACCATCCGATTTCTGAAATTTTAAATAGTTTAATTCAAAGCGGTTTGGAAATCAATTCGTTTAACGAATATGACTATTCGCCTTATAATTGTTTTAATAAAACAGTAGAATTTGAGAAAGGGAAGTTCCGAATTAAACCATTGGAGAATAAAATCCCGATGGTGTATTCGATTATGGCTTCGAAAAAATAA